The Mesorhizobium sp. M3A.F.Ca.ET.080.04.2.1 genome contains the following window.
ATCTTTCCCAAAGGCCCGAATCTGACGATCGAAAATGTGGGTGTCGGGTTGCTGGGAATCTTCAGTCGCCGCGACAATGTCTGCGCCAATCTCAATCACGCGCACCGGCTGGGTCGAGCCGAGTACGCGGCAGCGCGCCGGAGCATCCTTTGGAAAGAGGAGCGCTATATGGGGCACACTCGGGCATCGCCAATTTAGATATTCGGCGAGCTTGGCCTCTGTCGCATCATCTTGGAAGGAAAAGTCTGGATGCCCAGCCGTCGGGTGCGTATGGGCATAGACCAGAGAAAGCCCACTTTGCTTTGCTGCCTTCTCGATCGGCAGGCAAAATTTCGGATCCAGGCTGATCCGCACCGCCGACCGTTCCAGATAGTCCTGATCAGATGCGATAAAGGCTTTTTTGACTAGGATCCGCGCCTGGCTACCCTCCATGACAGGTTCGCATAACAGGATCGCCGCGCTCTCCAGCGTCGGGTTATCAAGCGCTGTACGCAGGTCAGATAAAGCCGGTGCTGCGAAGGCAAGCGAAATCATACAACCTTCCGGAGCCTGTCGAGAATGATCGAAACATATGTGGCGAGTTTGTCACGCGCCGGATTCCATTGCTTTTGGGCATCCGCCACGTGCCATGAGAACCACAAGGCTTCAATTGGTGTTTCAGAAATCGTCTGCATCTGCGCTGCTTGGGGTATGGCGCCGCTGGCCAGTCGCAGGTTGCCCTCGACCCAGAAGCAATCTGGGCACGGGCCGGGATATCCAACCGGAATCACAAACCAGATCGTTGTCTCAGCAAGCGACCAGCCCTCCGGGAGCGGGACATTCGGCAGCGTGACCAGGATCGCCGTAGAAGGCAGCTCCTGGTAAGCTGCATCCGGAAATCGCTCCCTTACCCGTTCGATCTCCTTGAGAGTGATCGGGGAAATCAAGCGCGGCCGCCGAAATTAGTCGGTGGGCGCGAAAAGAATTGCTTGGGGCCGCCATGCTTGTGGGAGAGGTCGACTGACTGGTCATCGCTTATGACCTGATCGGCGTCGTTCCCACGACCCTCGAGCACGAGATCCTGACTAGGGTCGAAAGCCGGCACCAACGTCTTTATCGCAGCCTTGATCTGCGCGCCGGTCATGAATTCCTGGTCGGAATCGACTTTGGTGTCGCCGTAGCGAAATTCGTATTTGCCTGACATGGAGCCCTCAAAACAGAATAACATCGATGTAGGAAGCGATTTGATAGCGTGCAAGTTGTTTGCGGGTGAGCCTCAGCCAGATGGCCGAAAACAACGCAGATTTACAAAGTAGTGCAGGGCCGGAAGTCGTCGCATAGCGGCCTAGACAACCCAAAAGTCCGCATTCCGCTGATTGGGGCGTTAACCGAACCAGCCACGGGTAGTCACGCTCGCGGAGTCCGTACCGATCAGCCCCCGCTCATAGCACCTGGTCCACAAGAAAATCGCTCTAGCCGTCCTCGTGAGCCAACCCAGCAGGAATACCGCCGGCCAAAAGCATCTCCTTCGACAGCAGCCCCGCGTCCTCGAGCGCCTCGAAATCCGGCAGCTGGCGCAGCGTGTCGAGCCCGAACTGCGAAAGAAAGTTTTTGGTCGTCACATAGGTGTAAGGCGCGCCTGGCTGCGGGCTGCGCGGCCCCGAGGCGATTAGATCCTGCGCGCGCAGCACGCCGATCAGATCACGCGACACCTCCTTGCCGAAGAAGGAAGAAAGCTCACGACGCGTGATCGGCTGGAAATAGGCGATGCACATCAAGACGAGCGCCTCCGACTGCGTCAGCTCTTTTGCCCCCTGCCCCGCCGGCGTGCCGAAGGCGGCGTGGATGACGTCGCCAAAAACCTTTTTGGTCCGGTGCTGCCAGCCGCCGGCGACCGCGACCAGTTCGTAGGGGCGGCCGGCGAGCTCGGCGCGGATGTCGTCGATGACGAGGTCGAGATTGCAGTTTCTTCCCACCACCCGCGCCAGCACCTCGCGCGGTACAGGCTCGCTGGCCGCAAAGATCACCGCTTTGACGCGGCCCATCCACTCGCACCAGCGCAGTTCTGGCGGCAGGTGCTCGAGCTCGGTGTCAAGCAACGCCGGCTGCTCGTCAGGCTTGCGACGGACGGAGGCTTGGCTCATCGCTACAGCCCAAACAGCCGGAAGGTCGGACGGCCCGACAGCTCGCGCACGGCCTCGAGGTGCTGAAGGCGCTCGAACAGCCGTCGCGCCGCAAAGCGCGACAGGTTCTTTGTCACAAGCGATCCGGCCACGGCATCTTCATTCAGGAGCAAAAAGATTACGTCGCCGGCGCCCTTGGCGCGCAGTTTTGGCCCCACCGCAAGCAGCTTTTCCGCGCGGCGCGACAACTCGCTGGCCAGGCGGCAAGCATCGGCCACCGCGTGCACCAGCGTGACGCAGACCGCGCGCTCAAAACCTTCTTCGCCCGGTCGGATGCGCCTGCCGCCACCGACTTCGGCGCGGAAGGCCGGGCCAAAGACCTGTCCCATGAGGAGCGGCAGCGGCCGCGGCCAGCGCAGGCTTTGCGCCAGCACCAAGTCGGCGAGCCACCAAGCGAACAACTCGGCATCGGGGCGCATGGCGACGACGCGGGCAGCGATCGCGGCCGCGGCGAATGGCGCTGGCCGCAGCGCCGCCGCCAGATTTTCGATGTGCCTGCAGAGGTCGGCGAGCGTCGCGCGGTCCCAATGAAGCCCGAGCTGCTCGACCATCCTTTCGAGCCGCTCGGGAGTGGCAACGGGCGGCTGCACGGCCAACTGCCGCCAGGCGCCAAAAATGGTGCCGGCCGGACCCGGATCGGCGCCGGCCGGGCAAAGCTGCCAGGCATCGCGCAAGGCGGCTTCATCCTCGGCGCGGCCGGCAAGCCGCATCGAGGCGGCGGCGCATTTGAGCGCCAGCCGCTGGCGCCAGGCGCCTGCCCAGGCGGGCTGCGCCCGGGCCAGCGTGTCGAGCGAAGCCAGCGCGGCGCCGGCCTGGAAGGCGGCGTCGGCGTCGCTGGGCGCACCGCCGGCAGCGAACGCCCAGACCGGAACGATCGGCGGCGGGGCGGGACTGGCGGTCGCGGGATCGAGGCGAATCATGCTTTCGAGGGTAAAGCGGCCGTGCGCTTTCCACCATCTATTTCGCGCCAAAACGCACAGCCTGTCGAAGCAACAAAACGAATGATAATGTTGCCTTATCGTTCGTTTTGGTCTTTATAGAGGAAATGGCCGTTTTCAGCGAGCTGAAGCCCGAAAATAGCGCCGCGCGCGCCTCCGGACCGTCCCACAGCACGGGGGCGGATGACGATGTTTCGGCCGCGCGGCTGTCGGCCAACGGCGCGTCCTCAGAGGTGCCCGCTGGCCTTCAAGGTTTCGGCAAAAGTCTTGAGCGGAACGACAAGCGTCATTGGACGGTCATTCAGCGGCTCGGCGCCATAGCTCGCGTACCAGCTCGCGGCCCGACTGCTTTTGGCGTCGATGATCATCAGCACACCGCCGACTTCCTCAGTAACGCGGATGCAGCGCAGCGCGGCGGCGAGCAGAAGCTGACCACCAAGCCCCCTGCCCGCCACCGATTTGTCGACAGCAAGCCGCGCCAGCAGAAAGCCCGGCACATCGTGTCGCGCCAGACCCTTCGTCATCGGGGGAGGAACCGCGTGGTGTTCGACCGAGGCCGGAGCCAGACTGTAGAAGCCAAGGATTTTTTCCGGTGCATCGTCGGGAACCGCACAGAACGACTTCACCGCGTTCTGCTCATGCCCTTGCCGCGCGAACCGCTGCAGGAAGGCATTCATCTCGACATCGCCACAGTCAAAGGCTTTCCGGTCGTGCGACCGGGCGATCGCCTCCTCATGCCAGGGCGGAAGGCTCACAGGGTCTTCGGAAGCGCGGCCGCCGCTGCACGCAACTTCGCGTTCGGCTTCGGAGGATTGTCCAGAAGCTCAAGGATGCGGCTAAAATCCCGCTCGGATACCTTTATGGTGTCAGCTTCGGCGATTACGGTTTCGGCTTCGCGCAGCGCGGACTGGGTGACGAAGCTGGTGAGATCGGTATGGCGAAGCGCTGCGGCGCGCAACAGGCGCGCCTTCACCTCCGGCTTTACCCGGATGTTCATCCGATCAGTATCATCAAGGGCTGCCCGGGCCATCGCTTGGATTCCCACGTTACTTGAACAGCATAGATACATCTGCCGGATCGCGATTGCAACTACGTACGCATTGAATGTGTACAGAATGGAGGCGTCTCATGAGTCCTGACGAGGACGACCTTCCCGACATCATCGATATGGTTGTCGAGATGGGGCGCGCAGAAGAAGAGCCACCGGCAGTCCCCTCCCCTCCCCTTCCAGCAGCGACGCGTGTCATCGAGCGCCTTCCCAGCCATCTGGAGGACCTCGCCGGCCGCGCACGCGACTATGTCGAGGCGGCGAGCTCGGCCAACACACAGCGGGCCTATGCATCGGACTGGAAGCATTTTTCCAGCTGGTGCCGGCGGCAAGGCGTCGAGATGTTTCCGCCCGATCCGCAAGTCGTCGGGCTCTACATCACGGCTCAAGCCTCGGGCACGGCGACCGGCGACAAGAAGCCGAGCTCGGTGTCGACGATCGAACGCCGGCTCTCCTCGCTGGCCTGGAATTACGCCCAGCGCGGCCAGCCGCTGGACCGCAAGGACCGCCACATAGCAACCGTGATGGCCGGCATTCGCAACAGACACGCAGCCCCGCCTCGGCAGAAGGAGGCGATCCTGCCGGAGGATCTGATCGCCATGCTGGAAACACTCGACCGCGGAAGCTTACGCGGCTTGCGCGACCGCGCCATGCTGCTCATCGGCTTTGCCGGCGCTCTTCGTCGCTCCGAGATCGTGGCGCTGGATGTCGGCCGCGACCAGACCGAAGATGGCCGCGGCTGGATCGAGATCCTGGAGAAGGGCCTCCTGATAACCCTACGCGGCAAGACGGGCTGGCGGGAGGTCGAGGTCGGGCGCGGCTCGTCTGACGCGACCTGCCCGGTCGTGACGCTGGAGACCTGGCTCAAACTCGGGCGCATCGCCCACGGTCCTCTATTTCGCCGCGTCACGGGTCACGGCAAGGCGGTCGGCGCCGAGCGGCTCAACGACCAGGAGGTCGCCCGCCTGGTCAAACGCACCGCGCTGGCAGCCGGTGTGCGCGGCGATCTGCCCGAGGGCGAACGCGGAATGATGTTTGCCGGCCATTCGCTGCGAGCAGGCCTGGCGTCCTCGGCCGAGGTCGACGAACGCTATGTCCAGAAGCAACTCGGCCACACGAGCGCGGAAATGACCCGCAAATACCAGCGGAGGCGCGATCGTTTCCGGGTCAATCTCACCAAGGCGTCGGGATTGTAGAAAGCCCCCTCCCCTGCTCAGTGCGATGCACCGGCAGGTTCTTTGGCCGTCTCCCTCTCAGACGACAGGGCTCGCAACACGGCCTCAGGCTCTTTCTCCATGATGCGAAGCAAGGTACGCGCGGCCCCGCTCGGCTGCCTTTTCCCCTGCTCCCATTTCTTGTAGCCGGACGGGCTGGTTCCCAGCACGGCTGCCATCTCATCCTGGGTCAGGCCTAGCCTCTTGCGGATCGCTTTTGCATCCACAGCGCTAACTTCCACACTGTGCACCTTGATGCCGGGAACGTCCTTGCCTTGCGCGTGAGCCAAAGCTTCCGACATCGCCTGGATCAGATCGGCGCCGAACTTCGTCATTTCGCTCATCCTCATTAAACAGCTCAGCTGCCGGCTTCATGAACAATGGTGTCTCGACAACTGTCTGCATCAGTCCATATAACCCAATGGGTTACCAACTTGAGCAGGGAGGGCGAAAGTCAATGACAGACTGTCCCCTGACGTATCAATCGTGCGCCGATCCATGCCGGCACAGCCACGCTTGGCGATACAGGGCGAAATGATCGGGACATGGCTACCAGCCCTTTTTCTTCATGCTGTCGCGCAGTGCATCGCTGATATCCAGCGAGCTGCCCACGGCATTCAACCCTATCGGAGGTTCCTCGGCCCCTTTCCCGGCAGCAGCCTTCTCAAGCGCCCCGACCCTGGCATTGAGCAACGCGGTGATCATTGGCCACACCGAGAATTTCTGCGCCCGCGCTTTCTCCGTGAGATCCCGCAGGTAGCCGCCGCAACTGCGGATATGTTCAGCCCGTTGCAGGATCGCAGCCAGAGTAATCGACGCATTTTGTGAGCCCATGACCTCTACCGCCTCCTGCCAGGCGCCTGGGCTGACCCCGATAGTGGGCCGCGCCCTGCCCGCAGCCGCGGCAAAGTCTCGCCAGGTCCGGATTTGCGTCCCCTTCGTGTAGTTGGCGATGTCAGGGCAGGCGCTCAGCACCATTCCCAAGGGCGCATCCCGTTGTGGCAGGCTGCGCACGTTGTCGTTATGCTCGGCGTCGCGGCCGGCTTCATCCTTATTTCCTGAGCTGTTTTCAGATTCACCGGTAGGATTATAATCTGGGCTTGAATTCTGTATGTGGCGCCCAGAATGGGACTCATTGGCGTCCGGATTCTGCGATTTTACGAACAATTCCAACGTCTGATGCACGTCGACCCAGAGGTCTTCGAGATCGGACGCTATGCCCTCCAAGACCTGCCTTGGGGCAGTGCGTGGCAGCCGGGCAATAATAGCTTCATAGCGGCGCAGGAACCCTCGCCAATCACCCGAAACACTCTCGTTGACGCCGGCATCGATCAGCTTGACCACGTCGCGCCGGCAGATCGTCAGCCTCTCCTTGACCAGGCGGAACGCCTTGCGCTCGGCCGCGACAGCGCTCGCGAGCTCGCGGAACTCCTCGGCGCGCGCCAGGATCGGCGACAGATCAAAGCCGTAGGCCTGCTCAATCGCACCGCCCTGCCCTCTGCGGGCAAATCGTTTGCCATTCGGGCTATCGCGGCGGATGACCAAGCCGCAATCCACCAGCACGGCGATATGGCGCCTGAGCGTGGTCGGTGGCATGCCGTTGGCGCGGCGGATGAGTTGCTCATTCGACGGGAAGACGATGAGATTGCCCTCCCCAGTCAGTTCCTCGTCGCGATGGAACGTCAGCAAGGCGTTGAGCACCGCCAGGGCGCGATCAGTTGCCCCAAGGGCTTCCTTGGCCTCGCGAATGTCGCGGAAGACTTGCCATTTTGAGACCTTGGCGTCCTGTTTGACGTTCCTGGCCGTTGCCTGGCTTGAAATCAGGCCAAGCGTCATCGGCCGCCGCCCAAAGGGCGTCGTTGCAATA
Protein-coding sequences here:
- a CDS encoding E2/UBC family protein; its protein translation is MISPITLKEIERVRERFPDAAYQELPSTAILVTLPNVPLPEGWSLAETTIWFVIPVGYPGPCPDCFWVEGNLRLASGAIPQAAQMQTISETPIEALWFSWHVADAQKQWNPARDKLATYVSIILDRLRKVV
- a CDS encoding SMC-Scp complex subunit ScpB yields the protein MSQASVRRKPDEQPALLDTELEHLPPELRWCEWMGRVKAVIFAASEPVPREVLARVVGRNCNLDLVIDDIRAELAGRPYELVAVAGGWQHRTKKVFGDVIHAAFGTPAGQGAKELTQSEALVLMCIAYFQPITRRELSSFFGKEVSRDLIGVLRAQDLIASGPRSPQPGAPYTYVTTKNFLSQFGLDTLRQLPDFEALEDAGLLSKEMLLAGGIPAGLAHEDG
- a CDS encoding DUF1403 family protein; translated protein: MIRLDPATASPAPPPIVPVWAFAAGGAPSDADAAFQAGAALASLDTLARAQPAWAGAWRQRLALKCAAASMRLAGRAEDEAALRDAWQLCPAGADPGPAGTIFGAWRQLAVQPPVATPERLERMVEQLGLHWDRATLADLCRHIENLAAALRPAPFAAAAIAARVVAMRPDAELFAWWLADLVLAQSLRWPRPLPLLMGQVFGPAFRAEVGGGRRIRPGEEGFERAVCVTLVHAVADACRLASELSRRAEKLLAVGPKLRAKGAGDVIFLLLNEDAVAGSLVTKNLSRFAARRLFERLQHLEAVRELSGRPTFRLFGL
- a CDS encoding GNAT family N-acetyltransferase, which codes for MSLPPWHEEAIARSHDRKAFDCGDVEMNAFLQRFARQGHEQNAVKSFCAVPDDAPEKILGFYSLAPASVEHHAVPPPMTKGLARHDVPGFLLARLAVDKSVAGRGLGGQLLLAAALRCIRVTEEVGGVLMIIDAKSSRAASWYASYGAEPLNDRPMTLVVPLKTFAETLKASGHL
- a CDS encoding DUF1778 domain-containing protein, with the protein product MARAALDDTDRMNIRVKPEVKARLLRAAALRHTDLTSFVTQSALREAETVIAEADTIKVSERDFSRILELLDNPPKPNAKLRAAAAALPKTL
- a CDS encoding site-specific integrase; this encodes MSPDEDDLPDIIDMVVEMGRAEEEPPAVPSPPLPAATRVIERLPSHLEDLAGRARDYVEAASSANTQRAYASDWKHFSSWCRRQGVEMFPPDPQVVGLYITAQASGTATGDKKPSSVSTIERRLSSLAWNYAQRGQPLDRKDRHIATVMAGIRNRHAAPPRQKEAILPEDLIAMLETLDRGSLRGLRDRAMLLIGFAGALRRSEIVALDVGRDQTEDGRGWIEILEKGLLITLRGKTGWREVEVGRGSSDATCPVVTLETWLKLGRIAHGPLFRRVTGHGKAVGAERLNDQEVARLVKRTALAAGVRGDLPEGERGMMFAGHSLRAGLASSAEVDERYVQKQLGHTSAEMTRKYQRRRDRFRVNLTKASGL
- a CDS encoding helix-turn-helix domain-containing protein; translation: MTKFGADLIQAMSEALAHAQGKDVPGIKVHSVEVSAVDAKAIRKRLGLTQDEMAAVLGTSPSGYKKWEQGKRQPSGAARTLLRIMEKEPEAVLRALSSERETAKEPAGASH
- the repC gene encoding plasmid replication protein RepC, coding for MGTHIATTPFGRRPMTLGLISSQATARNVKQDAKVSKWQVFRDIREAKEALGATDRALAVLNALLTFHRDEELTGEGNLIVFPSNEQLIRRANGMPPTTLRRHIAVLVDCGLVIRRDSPNGKRFARRGQGGAIEQAYGFDLSPILARAEEFRELASAVAAERKAFRLVKERLTICRRDVVKLIDAGVNESVSGDWRGFLRRYEAIIARLPRTAPRQVLEGIASDLEDLWVDVHQTLELFVKSQNPDANESHSGRHIQNSSPDYNPTGESENSSGNKDEAGRDAEHNDNVRSLPQRDAPLGMVLSACPDIANYTKGTQIRTWRDFAAAAGRARPTIGVSPGAWQEAVEVMGSQNASITLAAILQRAEHIRSCGGYLRDLTEKARAQKFSVWPMITALLNARVGALEKAAAGKGAEEPPIGLNAVGSSLDISDALRDSMKKKGW